Proteins encoded in a region of the Candidatus Moanabacter tarae genome:
- the yhdN_4 gene encoding Aldo-keto reductase YhdN codes for MIRREFLRAVLGASGSTVLIPSFSFGGRTMTGQSDELGPLLPLRPFANTGEKLTIMGIGGWHIGDCEESESQRIIETAIENGVRFFDNAWKYHNGLSEERHGKFLTPKYRSHVFLMSKADSREGPSPRKQLEDSLRRMRTDYLDLWLIHTVSSPEDAMNRVPEMLPIIEKAIDEGKVRYAGFSGHTVTSAHLKVLEIAKGGPLKTCLMPISPVDAVSRDSFTIKVLPKLLDQGYAPLAMKTMNSGRALNTYGGKSVVPGRLSFEENFWFTLSLPICSWVSGIPNLANLRQNIDIAKRFTSLTDSDRSAIADKVTEVADASGLEPYRGWLY; via the coding sequence ATGATCCGCCGTGAATTTCTGCGTGCAGTGTTAGGTGCCTCTGGCTCGACTGTTCTAATTCCTAGTTTTTCGTTCGGGGGGAGGACAATGACGGGACAATCAGACGAGCTCGGTCCCCTTTTGCCACTCCGCCCATTCGCCAACACCGGAGAAAAGTTGACCATAATGGGCATCGGGGGCTGGCATATTGGTGATTGTGAGGAAAGTGAATCCCAACGAATTATCGAGACGGCTATAGAGAATGGCGTTCGATTCTTCGACAATGCATGGAAATACCACAACGGACTCAGCGAAGAGCGACATGGGAAGTTCCTTACCCCAAAGTACCGGAGTCACGTCTTCCTCATGTCCAAGGCTGATTCACGTGAAGGGCCCTCCCCGCGTAAACAACTCGAGGACTCGTTACGCCGTATGAGGACTGACTATCTCGACCTATGGTTGATTCACACCGTAAGCAGTCCGGAAGATGCAATGAATCGTGTCCCCGAGATGCTACCGATTATCGAGAAAGCTATCGATGAAGGGAAAGTGCGGTACGCTGGATTCTCCGGACACACCGTAACCTCAGCGCACCTAAAAGTTCTGGAGATAGCAAAGGGGGGACCTCTCAAAACGTGCCTAATGCCCATCAGCCCAGTAGACGCAGTCTCTCGTGATAGTTTTACTATCAAAGTGCTGCCCAAACTCCTTGATCAGGGTTACGCTCCCTTGGCCATGAAGACGATGAATTCGGGAAGAGCCTTGAATACATACGGGGGTAAATCTGTAGTCCCCGGTCGACTCTCTTTTGAGGAGAACTTCTGGTTCACCCTTTCTCTACCCATCTGTTCATGGGTAAGCGGAATTCCTAACCTCGCCAATCTGAGGCAGAATATCGACATCGCCAAGCGATTCACCTCTCTAACCGACAGTGACCGTAGCGCAATCGCAGATAAAGTCACAGAGGTAGCCGATGCCAGTGGCCTAGAACCCTATCGGGGATGGCTGTATTGA
- the garL_4 gene encoding 5-keto-4-deoxy-D-glucarate aldolase, with protein sequence MYPNRLKEKLRSGETVLGTGLPAANPSVVAQVNNTSPDFIWIDTEHQPWGTESIETIPTMMRQAGVAPMIRVAWNDPGLIKKAYDVGAVAVMVPQVDTPEAAEKVVRYSKYPPEGQRGISPNWPLLAGEDFNHIIKTANEETVVIIQLESQQAYDNLDAIKKVEGIDVILVGPMDLSASVGTITEMGSKEVQNIMKDVPKCLEGSGIAAGTTLSDLAEIKEKLDWGYRFMNVGSPLIYGAEVLSGHFQTLRSI encoded by the coding sequence ATGTACCCTAATCGACTAAAAGAAAAACTGAGATCCGGAGAGACCGTTTTAGGCACAGGACTTCCTGCGGCGAATCCTTCGGTCGTTGCTCAGGTCAACAATACAAGTCCCGATTTCATCTGGATTGACACAGAACACCAACCCTGGGGAACCGAATCAATTGAAACCATCCCGACTATGATGCGCCAGGCGGGAGTGGCACCAATGATTCGAGTTGCATGGAACGATCCCGGACTAATTAAAAAGGCCTATGACGTTGGAGCAGTAGCAGTCATGGTTCCGCAGGTTGATACCCCAGAGGCCGCTGAAAAAGTGGTCAGATACTCGAAATATCCACCTGAAGGCCAGCGAGGAATCTCCCCGAACTGGCCACTTCTTGCTGGAGAGGATTTTAACCACATTATTAAGACGGCCAATGAAGAAACCGTCGTGATCATTCAGCTTGAAAGTCAACAGGCATACGATAATTTGGATGCCATAAAGAAAGTCGAAGGGATCGATGTAATTCTGGTAGGCCCAATGGACCTCTCTGCGTCGGTTGGGACTATAACCGAGATGGGATCCAAAGAAGTACAGAACATCATGAAGGACGTTCCCAAATGTTTGGAGGGAAGCGGCATTGCCGCCGGTACTACCCTGAGCGACTTGGCAGAAATCAAGGAGAAACTCGATTGGGGTTACCGCTTCATGAATGTTGGTTCCCCTCTCATCTACGGCGCAGAAGTGCTCAGCGGGCACTTCCAGACACTCAGGTCGATCTAA
- the entS_2 gene encoding Enterobactin exporter EntS: MTQSRDPYSALRFTVFRRFLIASSLVRVGTAAQSLAIGWEVYDRTNHALSLGMVGLVQAIPMLLLTLPAGYLADVFNRRKLMILSLSGGTLTSIGLALISGHQASIIWMYLLLFIDSAVLRLGWPATVSITPLLVPPSIFENATKWRVGAMQFTGIAGPALGGFLISLNLQSAYLISAFSSASFVIFLTTVRLPPAPQIERGNMVGKMLEGIGFVWRRKLILGAISLDLFAVLLGGAIYLLPIFGKDIIELGQLGLEPEEALGWLRAAPAAGALVTAIVIAHLPPFRQSGKVLLCCVAGFGLATIGFGLSKNFWISLGMLGLVGAFDNVSMVIRHVVTQMATPNQMRGRVSAVNSIFVGSSNELGGFESGVVAQIFSPVISVISGGIGTLIVVATWAKIFPDLRKLGPLASLVPHRNSPP, from the coding sequence TTGACCCAGTCACGCGATCCTTACAGCGCACTGCGCTTTACTGTTTTTCGTCGATTTCTCATTGCTAGTTCGCTTGTTCGCGTTGGCACCGCGGCCCAAAGCTTAGCCATTGGTTGGGAGGTTTATGATCGTACCAATCACGCTCTTTCCCTTGGAATGGTTGGTCTTGTTCAAGCGATACCGATGCTCCTTTTGACTCTCCCAGCTGGATACCTGGCCGATGTATTCAATCGTCGGAAACTCATGATCCTCAGCCTATCTGGCGGGACGCTGACTTCTATCGGCCTTGCCCTAATTAGTGGACATCAAGCTTCTATAATCTGGATGTATCTTCTACTTTTTATCGACTCGGCCGTCCTTCGTTTGGGCTGGCCTGCAACGGTTTCTATCACGCCCCTATTGGTTCCGCCTTCGATCTTTGAAAACGCGACAAAATGGCGTGTCGGTGCGATGCAGTTCACTGGAATTGCCGGGCCAGCATTAGGCGGATTCCTGATAAGCCTAAATCTTCAATCTGCCTACCTCATAAGCGCCTTCTCATCGGCTTCCTTCGTCATATTTCTAACTACAGTTCGCCTTCCTCCTGCCCCTCAAATCGAAAGAGGCAACATGGTTGGCAAAATGCTAGAGGGGATAGGCTTTGTCTGGCGGCGGAAACTCATCCTCGGCGCCATTTCTCTTGATCTCTTCGCCGTACTTCTCGGCGGCGCTATCTACCTCTTACCAATTTTTGGTAAAGATATCATAGAGTTGGGTCAGCTTGGACTGGAACCGGAAGAAGCTCTTGGGTGGTTACGAGCGGCCCCTGCCGCGGGTGCGCTCGTAACAGCAATTGTGATCGCCCATTTGCCACCATTTCGCCAATCTGGGAAAGTTTTGCTTTGCTGTGTTGCTGGATTCGGGCTCGCAACAATCGGGTTTGGCCTTTCGAAGAACTTTTGGATCTCTCTCGGCATGCTGGGATTGGTTGGCGCCTTTGATAACGTGAGCATGGTCATCCGACACGTGGTCACACAAATGGCAACACCCAACCAAATGCGTGGTCGTGTATCAGCAGTCAATTCGATATTCGTTGGCTCCTCTAATGAACTCGGAGGCTTTGAATCCGGTGTCGTCGCACAGATTTTCAGTCCTGTAATATCGGTGATTAGTGGAGGAATCGGAACCCTCATCGTCGTCGCCACCTGGGCAAAAATATTCCCTGATCTTAGAAAACTCGGTCCCCTTGCCTCGCTCGTCCCTCACCGGAATAGCCCTCCGTAA
- the hcaC_2 gene encoding 3-phenylpropionate/cinnamic acid dioxygenase ferredoxin subunit produces the protein MSRHVVSKVRDLPPGKRMIVSLGGKGGIGIFNISGRFHALRNRCPHQGGPLCEGRLRPHVISRGVYKTNHAQDRIILKCPWHQWEFNIESGRALYDEKLRVKTYCVQIENGDVVLYLNT, from the coding sequence ATGAGCCGCCACGTCGTCTCCAAAGTAAGGGATCTTCCACCGGGTAAACGGATGATCGTCTCCCTAGGAGGGAAGGGAGGCATCGGGATATTTAACATCAGCGGTCGTTTTCACGCTCTAAGGAACCGTTGCCCCCATCAAGGCGGTCCCCTCTGTGAAGGCCGACTTCGGCCACATGTGATCTCACGAGGGGTCTACAAAACAAATCACGCACAAGACCGGATTATCCTGAAGTGTCCGTGGCATCAGTGGGAATTCAACATTGAATCGGGTAGAGCTCTCTATGATGAAAAGCTAAGGGTCAAAACCTACTGCGTGCAAATCGAAAATGGAGACGTTGTTCTCTACCTAAACACGTAG